The nucleotide sequence CCAAATTCTTGTTGTCATGTACAATGTCATTTCTTATAACTCATTATCCATGTACTTGGTCATCTACAATATTCTTAACTATTTTCTACTGTGTCATAGATGATCGTCGCATACCCGCAACACTATCGTCAACGAACTGTTCATCACTTATGTTTGCTTGTGCAGTTGTTTGGCATTGTGTTTTGCCttatttttatatgtttttcCTTAGCTTTTGTAAGCCTAGGCAGTGCACAGGGCTGCACAGCAACCGCTCACCGAACAAGGCAAAACTGAGCCAAAACTACCGAATCTCTCAAGCCTTTGGTATAGTGCAAAACATCACTCATCCCAGCCCCTTGGGACCCCGTGTGACACAAAGCTAGATGGGGCTTTGGGGTAATGTTGGGTCTTGTTTGGATTCACAAACTTGTACTCAAAATATGCATATTGTTGCCTAACACTCCAACACCAGTTCAATGGTCGTTGTGGTCTTGCAACTGTCTTTTTTCCTtccaaagtccttgttttctgtcTGCACTCGAACTATATGCTAAATTGCTTGAGTATTGTATTTCTGAGCGAGATGTCGAGACTGACATATCGCTCATCTTTGAAACTAACCAACCTTTTCTTGTTTGATAGATCCTTTTGGGACTTGTGCGAGGTTGTACTTAAGTTGTCCCTTTGCGGATGACCGTTGCAAGTGTGCCTCACAACCATTCTTAACTATTTTCTACTATGGTTAGGAATTTCTTTCTGTAGCTATAAGAAAATTATCAATCTAATGCCAACTAAAAGTCATTTTTGCTTTATGTTGAATTTGGGCAGCAGATTATTGTATCCTTTATCACGTGATTGACAAATCAGTGAAAGCTATTATTTGGTCTTAAGTTTTGGCATGTTTTCTTTCGTGATGAATATTGTATCATTTGGCGACATAGTAGGTTGCAACATGTGCTTTTTAATGTTGGATTAGTTTATGAATCTGAGCTGTCTTCTTCATAAACATCGTCCATCACCTATAGCTCGAGTAGTACCTTTATTATCATGATTGACGTATGTACTAGATTCTCCCCTTTTTTCTGTAATGAGGCCTATGGAATAACTGTGAAATAGTTAAACCTACCTTAATGATGTTTCTCCTTTCACCTCATGACTATGTTTAGTCGAAAGATATCCACTGAGACAATTGAAACATTTGCAATGAGTTCCTTTGTGTTTAGATCCATGGTTGTAACCGTAAAAGAAAAGTCATTCATTGCTGTCTATGCTGAAGGCAGTCATATATGTCCATGTTCTTCCATTTGCTTTCTTGCTTTTTTGTGCATCAACAAGAAAAATCTTTGCAACATTAACATGTGAAACTTCTTCCTGGTATTTTACAGCAGTATTGGTCATCTTGCGTTTAGCCAAAACATACCCAACAACTGGTCTGGATCATACTGCTATAACTCATCTTGGTTAGAGTGTTAATAGCTGATGCTGAAGAGATTGACACACTCCCATTACATTACTTCTGCTTCATGCCTTGCATAACTGAGGTATTTCCCTATTTGAAGCACTCTATAAAGGATCCAAGAGGCATCATCTTACTAGAGGGCTTAGAATCATCTGTGAGAAAAGCATATGGACTTCCAAACGTATCTCAATGTATCTAGGTTCCTCCAAAATATCCAAGTTCTAGATACCTCAATTatttacatgatgatttggtacttAGTAGACACCATGATCTATTGTTGTATCCTTGCAGTCATATTCTTTAATGCAATATCGATTCTGCTGATTAATCATATTATGTCATGATGTGCCTTATTTGTTCAGTGATAAGTTCAACTCCAAAAGTATGTTTTAGATGCCTTTGCAGCAAGCAAAATTAAGAATGTTAAACAATCACATCTTTGGAAGAATCTTTTCATATTTTGTAAATGCTCTGACAGCAAGTAATTTGTTTTTCTCATGAAATTTTTTCTATGGTGCAGAAACTTGCTAGAGACCTGCACTTATTGCTGCCACCTGGTCCCAACAATATGGTCCAACTGTTTCCATCTTGCTAAAAAGGTTCATTCCCATCATAAAGATAAACTTATCTGAGTTTGCTGCAGTGCACACATGCTTCAGACACACTATTTATACTGAATTATCTCTTCGAACCTACAATAAGTTTATCAGCTTATGATGCATAGATTTCTAAGTCGACGGAATCATTTGATCCATGTTCCCCTACAAGCCCAACCCAATTTGATATAATAATGACGTGGAGTGTTATACCAGAGCAAGTGCTGCTACTAATATTATTCTACAGCTATCTTATTTGTGCAGCTTCTAACGGGACATGAACTTCCACTTTCCtttgtgctgctgctgctgctgaacaaATCCAAGTTGCATGGTTAAACTGATGTGTGGCTGCCAGATAAATAATCTCCATGATACCAACTCATACTTTTGTTTCTCCTATTGACATCATTGGATTGATCAATGTGGCTGTCATTGTTGCAGGACTCCGTGCCCGACTGGAAAGCACGAAGGTCACAGGACAAGTTTCATTGCTGTCCTTTTCTCAAGGTACTGCCATGAATTTCTTTGGTGATAAGAAAGAGAACAGTAGATGGGGCACTCTATCATGCTGCGGACGAGTACATGATGGACCGATCAAAGTAAATGCCAAGGGAGGGGAGACGTGGTGCCGTTCAAGTCTCAGTGAAAAGGACTGACTTGGCCTTTCCATCTAAGACTCTAATCGCCCCCACCCTCCTCTTCATGTGGTGGAGGGTACGTTTTCTTAGGAGAATGGAGGGggccattcttatccaaagcttaAAGCTCCCCTTCCACTTTGCCAAAGCCTTGATTGAGGCCTTCCCATAGGTTGGTCACTTTGTTGCTGGCCATATGCTGTCATTCATCAAGTATATGAATAGGAACTATTTTAACACTCTTTTCCTACTTCACCAACATATTCCCAGAGGACATCCAGTGGTTACTGCATTATTGCATTGTATATCACATTAAATGAactttttatagtttgaaataaaattatttctttagtttaaaaaatattccttgggaatttatttttatttggagACATGCTTATTATGAGATACTATGTGGAGTCATTCTTTTGGATTTTAAGGTAAATTTGTATTAATTAGTTCTGTGTGGTCAATTAGATTATGGACTTGGTGCATTTGGGCGGGCTATTCAAAATCCTATTGGCTATCTCTTGGGCTTGTCATTGTGGACAAATGTTTTGCGTTTGTTTTCTTGATAGCTTATTAATTATTTTGTTTAGTGATTTGTTTCCTATATCAATCCTAAAAACATGGATCAATTTCATGAACAATCCATTTCCGTGGTTCACTTATggcataatcataatcataattcaGTTATGGGTAACAAAATCCTTTAATTATCCCATCACAAAATATATATCaataaagaaaattatatatgtcattatgaAATTTTGTGTTGGAGAAATTTTAGGAAATCAGCAATAAAATATACACAGTTAATGCATTTATGTAGTTGGACACTCCTTTTTTAcatctaaaatttattttttcatcacttgaaaataaattataaatattcctGAGCTGGTGTTATACAAatcttaaagattttttttttctcgtccTCTTTAGATTTATCATGAAATTTCCTAAAGGAAGAGTGTTATTCTTACATCTTTTCCTCACTAAAATCACgagataaattaattaattaattttaaatttaatttattattctaaaaaatgtctggaatatttttaaaaaaatctaatatCTGAAATGCTTATTAATAAGGAGTTTTTTAATTCGCTTattgtaaatattaaaaaaattcgtttttatttaaatattaaaaaaaattactttcaACCCAAACAAACCTCACGTGAGCATTTTTACCAACCCAAGGCTGAGTGAGACCAACGGGGCTCACCACCGCACTGCATGGCGAGCTGTAAAGTGAGTACCGATCGCTGCGTCTTTGTCTGCCAACAGCGAGGGCAGGGAAGGACAGCACAGTGAGATGCGTCATCGGGACGATGACGGCGACGAGTGATCTCCGCGCCACGTACGGGCGATCGGCTGAGACGCCGCCGAACGAGACACCGCATCTCGTCTCCTGTCATCTCGTCATTTCCGCCCACTACACTTGCACTGGACTGCACTGCACTAGTGGAAGCACCGAGGTactgcctcctcctcttcctcaagaTCGTTGTCATCACAGGGATACTACTGCTTCGAGTTACAGAATTGCCCTTCCTGGAACCGTCCCACAGCTCCTGTGTAGATCATACATCATATCCAACAGCTCAGgtttccgagagagagagagagagagatgtggctTCGTtgcaaagaggagagagagatagGTGGCTAGAGAATCTTTGATTCCTAAAAATCCTTGAACTCTTTGATTCCTAGAGAATCTTTTATTTTTAGAGAATCTTTGATAGGAAGACAATGAGAAGTTTCCTATAAATCCTCAACAAATCTTTGATTCTGTCCGAAAATCTATATATTTGAActcttctctttatttttttatatctcaagaattatgttttatttttcttgagacTAATTAAATATTGCGCATCACGGCACGCGtcctttttcatttttctcatGGTTTTCTAACAGAGTTGACGTGGTATCGTACAAGCCACTCATTTCGTGGGCCCTACTCCGAGGGTACATGAGCCGTGTAACAAGACAAGTGGGCGTGTGCATTTGTCTTTGTCGAGGCCGCGGGTTGCACAGGACAATCAAAGAGAGTGAGCAGTCCCTCTTTTGATACTCCTCCTTTAATGTTAGATGTTAAGTGTGATCTGCTCCCGCATCAAAGGAaatgttaaattatatatatatatgtataaataattttttaatagctTAGTTTTTTAAATTGTatgataatataattaaataacataaaattatttatcatatCAATACCGCAAAACCCTAAAATGAGATAAGGCTAGATATGATTCTCAATTAGTGAGACATTTACTTACCACGTTCAATTCATCATTCGCTGATTGTTTTATTGTGTCCAAAATTGATCTATTTTAATCAACATCATGTCGATCtgatataaaatatcaatcaTCTCATCTCAATACAAATTTTTATGTGTCATAAGACAACAAGAGATATATGACAATCATCCGTTCATTTGTTGTATAATTAAAATGAACTTGCTTTTGAGTTATTTTGCATATGCTGCGATAGTTATGACGTGCTAAACTTTAACCATCTTACAGTTGATTCCTAAAACTATGGATTTGATCAAGTTGAATTTGATATATCAATGAAAAAatggttaagatttattttatgaaatttaacataattttatattgactattaatgAAATAATacaatctttctttctttcttttttcccttATATTTGGGACTGATTGATTGATGGTGTTGATTCCTCAATTTATGGATTCAATTAAAACTATGTTGAAGTTGAAGTTGACATCTGAATCAAAGGAATAAAACTCAAGTCTTACATGTTGAAAAGTCTCTGGAAAAGTTGGTGGGTATCGATAAATCATAAAGGAGTAACAACAATATAGAAGAATAGATGAGacatttcaaattttaaaaatgtatattaaatataattacttAAAATATCTCAAACTTCaaatttttgagactttttggtTCCATCTCATCTCTTCTCTCAATTGTATAAGCATTTCTATAAAATGGGTAAACTCAAGATTTTGACTTCAACAAATTTTTTATCTTGATTGAGACTCTTAAATCaaaatcataaataatcaaaaagtTTAATTTAATGTTTTAATATTATATCCACGCTCTTCAACTATCTAAATAAGAcaaaatacataatttcaattgtatttttatctttctttcataattatatcttcatttatttattatttagctTCCTAAAGGAGGTTAGGCAAGACATTTTAACAATCTTATATGATGAATTATATCGATTGAACAAGAAATTTCATCTGGGTTTAATCTAaacttttattcttttatttatttaattctttttattttaatattttattaattttgtttACTCCCCCGACAACTCTAATATATCCGTGTCTAAGTTATAATAGCACATTTAGATCCTTGAGCCAATTCATTCATTGACTAATCCTTCATCATTTCTTCGAGCTTCTCATCAGAGAACGTGTTAATTGTGCCCAAAAACGTGTTccacgtgtgtgtgtgtgagagagagagagagggagagagagaggggggttgGTGGTGGGTAACATCAAAGGAGCTGGAATCGTGGTGTCCTCATGGAGTACAGCGAAATGTCCTTTAAGCTTCGTACGTTTGGCTTCGATACGCTACTCGCACACGTATGACGGAGGTAGTagcaacacatacacacacacacccctCCGCATATGGTTGTGTTGGGGACGTCTTCGTTAATCTCTCACAGTGTCGCATCGCATGATTGGCCGTCCCATGTGCAACTCACGTGAGAATTCGACAATCTCGATAGTGATGGGAGTGAACCAATTTGATCGTTTTAATCGCTTCGCATCCCTTGTGAATTAGGAGTTCTACGTGTTACGTTAACGTGTTGGTAAAGAGGAAAGAATTtgaccccccttttttttttttccttatggaAGTAGGAAAAGatgtttgatttttttatataGGAAAGAGTATTTTTATTTGTACCTTAATTGTTGATCTCTGATTTCTCTCTAACAGATGGGATGATTGCACATCAATTTAAACGAAAAGCTTAAGTACAAGGGTTCTTATTAAGATGAATAAAAACTTAAGTTCATTAAATTGTGAGTTAAATCTGAGAAataatatttgattattttaatttttaatcatatGTGACTATTCTATTGGAAGAAGATTCTAgtcattgatgatgccttatcccTATCCTTATCCTTGAGGTAGATTCTATCGAAAATTAGATCGATGCAAATGACTAGAGTGTGACCGATGATTGGGTGACCCATCACCTTATCTTTGTAATCATCCACTTGTCCAccactattttattttattattctttataaataataaatgataaaaaatagtgTTTTTGGATATGAAAATATGATCCAAGACCAGCATCTTAATAatctattaatattaaattaaattatgattgTTCGAGTTTGGAGCCAACATACCTTAATTATTAGTATATTGGTAGTGTACTAgatcaaaatctcattcgatatatttttttatacctTAAGAATTTATCTAATTGTGAATACGAGACTCATTTATCAACTATATTGAAGGTTTGAAATCTCATCCAGTATattttatatcttaaatattgaTCTAATGATAGTATTCTCTCATCaatagttaaagattcaaaatctcattcgatatattttttttataaaaaataatttagaatCAACTGATGTCTACTTTCGAATCACTCTCAAGCTAAGGTGTTAGGAAGCCAAGAATTCAAATAGTCTCTACAAAATTTATATCAGTGGCATTCTAGATAAGGTCATGTGATGTTGCTTAGTTAATAAGGGGTTTGAATGATCTAGTGAAATGATCCAAGTCAAAAAGTGAGAGAGAGCACTCTTTGGGAATCATCTAGTGAAATGATCCAAGTCAAATTTGATGCAAAGCAAATAAATTAGGATGATGTCCAGTTAACGTGTGTTATATTAAATCATCTTCATTTCTTTGGCCCCCTCTTCATGGATATTATTTCAAAGAAAGTATTACTAAAAAATGGATATTGCTATTTGCCTTTGacaaataaaataaaagcaaAGCAATATGTTTAGATTTAATTGATTTGGGTTCAATTTTGGCTTGAGTTTTAATCCCCGGGGGGTACAATCACTACTGCGCTGCCAAAGTATGCGTCCGATATATACAAGATGCGAAAAGGAACAGAGATCAGATCACCGTCATGTGGATGGCTTCTCTCACCCATCCAACTCACCTGATCCCAATGCCCCCATctccttcctccctccctcccctaTATCCATCCTTCTATTCTTCTTCACCTCTTCCTCTTAAACCTCTCCCTTTCTTCCAATTCCAATCCAACCTAATCTATTAGTAGTAGGAGTAGGAGTAGTGGCAACAAGAAGGTCCATGGCGGCCGCCACCGTCAGCGGCATCCACCTGCACGATCTGCCGGAATCAATCCTGACAAACATCTTCTTGCTGGTGAGCGACGTGCGCAGCCGCAACGCCATGGCGTTGGCCTGCCGCCGGTGGCGATCCTTGGAGCGGGCCACGCGCACCTCCCTCGATCTCCGTGGCCACGTCCGCGCCCCTTTCCTCCTCCCCACGTGCTTCCCCGCCGTCGCTCACCTCGATCTCTCCCTCCTCTCCCCCTGGGGCCACCACCCCTTCCTCCACCACCAGCAACCGCCGCAgcactaccaccaccaccacctcctctccgAGCAGGCCGCCCTCGTCGCCGCCCGCCTCGCTCAGGCCTTCCCCTGCGTCTCCTCCCTCGCCATCTACGCCCGCGACCCGTCCGTGCTCGCCGCCCTCGCGCCGCTCTGGCCGGACCTCCGCGCCGCCCGCCTCGTCCGCTGGCACCAGCGGCCCGCCAACCTCCCCCTCGGCGGCGACCTCGCTCCGCTGCTCGCCGCCTGCCCCGGCCTCGCCGCTCTCGACCTTTCCCAGTTCTACTGCTGGACCGAGGACGTCCCCCAAGCCCTTCAGGACCACCCCACCGCCGCCTCGTCCCTCGTCCACCTCGACCTCCTCTGCCCCGCCTCGACCGAGGGCTTTGGCTCGTCCGAGCTCGCCGCCATCGCCGGCGCCTGCCCCAAGCTCACCCACCTCCTTGCCCCCTGCGTGTTCAACCCCCGGTGCATCGAGTTCGTCAGCAACCACACCCTTCTCACGCTGGCCATCGGCTGCCCTCGCCTCGCCCTCCTCCACCTCGTCGATCCCGCCACCCTCTCCTCCGCCCGCATCGACTCCGAAGCGAAGGAAGCCGCTGCGATTACCGGGCGGGGCCTCGAGGGGCTCTTCGCCGGGCTTCCGCAGCTGGAAGACCTCGCGCTCGATATATGCCACAACGTCAGAGATGCCGGGCCTTCATTGGAGGCCTTGAGCCACAAATGCCCCAAGATCAAGTCGCTCAAGCTCGGGCAGTTCCACGGCGTCTGCAAAGGCGCTTGGCTGCACCTGGACGGCGTCGCCGTCTGCGGCCGGCTGGAGTCGCTATGCATCAAGAAATCCGCGGATCTGACGGACTCTAGCCTTGTCACCATCGCTCGCGGTTGCAGCAGGCTATCCAAGTTAGAAATCCATGGATGCAACAAGGTCACGGAAATGGGGATCAGGAAGCTCTCGAGCATGCTCCGGTTCACGCTGGTCGACATTGCCATTTCTGGCTGCCAGCTTCTCGACGCCACAAGATCGCTGCGTGCTGTAGAGCCGATCCGCGACCGCGTCGAGCGCCTTCACATCGACTGCATCTGGGCGAACCCCGAGCTGGATCAGCTACCCCAGACGCCGGAGAAGACGACTGACGACTCGGACGTCGACCAAGTGGATGAGGAAACGCCTGACGGATCAAGAAACAAGAAATGTAGGTACTCGGACGGCACTCATGACGACATCGAGAACCGCTGCTTCTGGTTTCGGACATGGACGAGGCtccgctgcctctcgctttggatACCCGCAGGAGAAGTGCTAACGCCGCTGGGGGATGCGGGGCTGGAGAGCTGCCCGCAACTGGAAGACATCTGCATCAAGGTGGAGGGCGACTGCCGGATGTGCCCGAGGCCGAGGCAGAGAGTCTTCGGGTTAAGCTTTCTTGCCCGCTATCCGCGCCTTGCCAAGATGAAGCTGGACTGCGGCGAGGCGTTCGGGTACGCGCTGACGGCGCCGACGGGCCACATGGATCTGAGCTTGTGGGAGAGGTTTTACCTCCACGGAATCGGTGACCTGGGCCTTTACGAGCTCGACTACTGGCCGCCGCAGGACAAGGAGGTGAACCAGAGAAGCCTGTCGCTTCCGGCGACTGGACTGATCCAGGGCTGCCTTAGCTTGAGGAAGCTGTTCATCCATGGCACCACCCACGAGCACTTCATGCGGTTCTTTCTCGGGATGCCGGGCCTGAGGGATGTGCAGCTCAGGGAAGACTACTATCCGGCACCGGAGAATGACATGAGCACAGAGATGAGAGTCGACTCCTGCAGTCGCTTCGAGGAGACCTTGAACAGCCGTTTAATTCCTGATTGATTCTATAACAAGAATGCATCTGTTCcattccagagagagagagagagagagaaacatgatCGAAGGCATAAACGATGAGGCGATGTAGTGTTGAGGTTGATGAGAGGTTTGAATATATTTTGTATGTGACATATACTTTATGAGGGATCTTTGTTTAGCAACATTACAAATCTCGACATATTGGATTGATACAGTTTGATTAGCCTACACCTGAGCAAATATTGTTCCTTCTAAGGATGATAAATATCAAACAACATAAAATAAGCATAAGTCAATATAGATACAGAAATAACATCAAAtagaatatttatataaaatacatGACAACGTATGAAATAATGTATCATAGCATAGGAAACCTACCAACAAACATACAAAACGATAtagttgaatataataaaaataccATATATGCATaatgaaatattttaattattgataTCATGCAATAAATGACAGTGGAAAATACTCTCTAGTTGTGGCAGAATACTCACAGTAGCTAATGGGGGCTTTACAAAGTTTAGGGATAGCACCTGATTGACAAATAAGACAAACTCAGCAAAGTGTAGTAAAATTGCAGAACACATATGTATACATTTGAATCCACTGACCAAAAAGCAACGATGTCTACTCTTGTTCTAACAATGCTTCTTCAGGATTTTAGTTGAACATCTGTTAGGATATGAATTGACTCATTAATGGTGCCCTATATGTCCTCTTGAAATATTCAAATGGAATATGAATTTTTTGCTTGTTATTTGCCAGAACAGCTCTATATAGATTTACAGTCTCAAAATATTGTATTCCATGTTTCCTGGTAAAATTGTTCATATAGAGCTACCTAATAAAAGTTATTGTAGCTGCATTTATCCTTAATTCCATTATCTCACAATTGTATATTGTTTTGGCTTTCTCCTACTATTGTCGCTAGAATTGGTATtccttttattttaatttgttGCAAGACTCCAATACTCTTAGAAGTTTGACTTTATTTTCTTAGAGTTTATACATACATGTCTTCAACATTAGCAAAATAAATATCATAAACTAAATTAAATACGTAAAGGAGTATTGAACATTTTTACTACCCTATTCTAATCTGGAAACATCCTTAAAACTCCCCTCTGTTATGCATGCATGTCCTCactattaaaaatatattcaacTTATTCTTGGACCTCTAGTGCTTGTTTATTCAAGATCAATGTATAATCACCATCCTTTGTGCATGCCATCAAACTTTCATCAACTCGTAGCAAATCCAATAGTTTTTATGGTTAATTGGTGGAACCAATGCTGTGAAAACCGAGGAATGGAGATTAGAGTATAACTTATCATGCCATAAATTTATTTACAATTTGTTCCTCTTCTAATATATTGTTGGACCAGCTGTTGAAATTGGGCAATTGTGATGCCATATGGGACACCTTCATGGGCTGTCCAAATGATAGGATCATCAAAGGCTGTCGACTACCTAACTTGGAAGGCTATCTTGGCCTACTTCTTGCCCAGTTTTGGTAGTATAGGACCAAGGTTGCAAATTAAATTATTGCTGTGAATAAATTTGTGATACCCACAGACTATTTGTTGATTAAAGTGGTCCATCTAGGACTTCCAATATCATCAAACTATCAGAGTTCAGAATCCAAATTGAATATAGTGAAATCTTGGActgatttaataaaaaaaaaaagccagGGA is from Musa acuminata AAA Group cultivar baxijiao chromosome BXJ1-6, Cavendish_Baxijiao_AAA, whole genome shotgun sequence and encodes:
- the LOC135675495 gene encoding F-box/LRR-repeat MAX2 homolog, producing MAAATVSGIHLHDLPESILTNIFLLVSDVRSRNAMALACRRWRSLERATRTSLDLRGHVRAPFLLPTCFPAVAHLDLSLLSPWGHHPFLHHQQPPQHYHHHHLLSEQAALVAARLAQAFPCVSSLAIYARDPSVLAALAPLWPDLRAARLVRWHQRPANLPLGGDLAPLLAACPGLAALDLSQFYCWTEDVPQALQDHPTAASSLVHLDLLCPASTEGFGSSELAAIAGACPKLTHLLAPCVFNPRCIEFVSNHTLLTLAIGCPRLALLHLVDPATLSSARIDSEAKEAAAITGRGLEGLFAGLPQLEDLALDICHNVRDAGPSLEALSHKCPKIKSLKLGQFHGVCKGAWLHLDGVAVCGRLESLCIKKSADLTDSSLVTIARGCSRLSKLEIHGCNKVTEMGIRKLSSMLRFTLVDIAISGCQLLDATRSLRAVEPIRDRVERLHIDCIWANPELDQLPQTPEKTTDDSDVDQVDEETPDGSRNKKCRYSDGTHDDIENRCFWFRTWTRLRCLSLWIPAGEVLTPLGDAGLESCPQLEDICIKVEGDCRMCPRPRQRVFGLSFLARYPRLAKMKLDCGEAFGYALTAPTGHMDLSLWERFYLHGIGDLGLYELDYWPPQDKEVNQRSLSLPATGLIQGCLSLRKLFIHGTTHEHFMRFFLGMPGLRDVQLREDYYPAPENDMSTEMRVDSCSRFEETLNSRLIPD